In a single window of the Thunnus albacares chromosome 1, fThuAlb1.1, whole genome shotgun sequence genome:
- the LOC122987068 gene encoding uncharacterized protein LOC122987068: MASTRLLLLPLLLLVSLVSASHYFGGTVTFSYKGRNPDGTFKVDVRNRATFDGCQHSHSWNCYSGNCGYNVKSQRGVLDMSTNAPQSNGQWCETETVLTKRITNDKPFQMSAASCCWIPTRNSVSNWNLLTSVDLGTRSDTREPNRSPDIAILPFLRVPQNCPRAYRLTSFDPDGDIVQCRYGNILGAECSRCNQPSGFHLDQGSCTLHYRSANANPRVFGFELVVEDFPRRPITLAYADRSRSSRSPLAARRKRRAATRRPPTTAPPPWWWQTATPAFPATTAPPPAATTGVPYPNTPPLSKLPLQFSLLVDPPAPSCQEGEYLPRFVNPTPQNGERIHAEVNKEVEIRVKAQARYSTLHDIIISGPMNISKHRTTHDEFVIRWTPIPEDLGDHYPICFAVESFTGSAVTASQSSVTGHHHHHPTPTSQSGIYQSEMRCILVDINKEQVEANVICSESTMTVEVDKSSLSGLYEDHLQLSDPTNTACSLQRHSNSTHVIAVIPLNACGTQLEEDEDYLIFKNEITTVDNHRDLITRKHLLEVEFYCQYPKRGNVTLGFTAHRKNVTVWEKGFGTFTYQFEFYQTNQFQTMIDPNSYPLEYDVGSRIYMEIDASSSVNGTEMFVESCRAAPYDTPNYWPTYPIIENGCKVEETVEIHSTDNEKQFRFSMEAFKFIGLHDQVYISCSVLMCEAGNPNTRCSRGCDNSTQSGGHHHHRKREAVVQSASHFVSQGPLRLRRSAESTENTVTHLNLNLNLVFIAGCLLAAVGMISAVVMYKAKMSKVKYQPLPEFES; the protein is encoded by the exons ATGGCTTCCACACGGCTGCTCCTgcttccactgctgctgctggtttcaCTGGTGTCTGCATCACATTACTTCGGGGGAACCGTAACCTTCAGCTACAAAGGAAGAAACCCTGATGGAACATTCAAG GTGGACGTTCGCAACAGGGCGACTTTCGACGGCTGTCAGCACTCCCACTCCTGGAACTGTTACTCCGGCAACTGTGGCTACAATGTCAAAAGTCAGAGAGGCGTACTTGACATGAGCACAAATGCACCACAATCTAACGGGCAATGGTGTGAAACTGAAACAGTGTTGACAAAACGTATCACAAATGACAAACCTTTTCAAATGAG TGCAGCTAGCTGCTGTTGGATCCCAACACGTAACTCTGTTAGTAACTGGAACCTACTGACTTCTGTGGATTTGGGAACAAGATCTGACACCAGAGAGCCAAACAGGTCACCAGACATTGCCATTCTGCCTTTCCTACG GGTTCCTCAGAACTGCCCACGAGCATACAGGCTGACATCCTTTGATCCTGATGGTGATATAGTTCAATGCAGATATGGAAATATTTTAGGTGCAGAGTGCAGCAGGTGCAACCAACCTTCAGGCTTCCACTTAGATCAG GGCTCTTGCACATTACACTACCGCTCCGCCAATGCCAACCCCAGAGTTTTTGGATTTGAGTTGGTGGTGGAAGACTTCCCACGACGACCGATCACACTGGCCTACGCAGACAGATCCCGCTCCTCCAGATCTCCACTGGCTGCGAGGAGAAAGAGACGAGCCGCCACCCGAAGACCACCAACTACCGCACCACCTCCCTGGTGGTGGCAAACTGCAACCCCAGCTTTCCCAGCTACAACCGCCCCTCCGCCCGCTGCGACCACAGGAGTCCCGTACCCCAACACTCCTCCCCTCAGCAAACTACCTTTGCAGTTCTCTTTGCTTG TGGACCCACCTGCTCCCTCATGTCAGGAGGGAGAGTACCTGCCAAGGTTTGTGAATCCAACACCCCAAAATGGAGAACGCATCCATGCAGAGGTCAACAAAGAGGTGGAGATCAGAGTGAAAGCACAAGCCAGATACTCAAC attACATGATATCATCATTAGTGGGCCAATGAACATCAGTAAACACAGGACCACACATGACGAGTTTGTCATTAGGTGGACGCCTATTCCAGAGGACTTGGGAGATCATTATCCGATCTGCTTTGCTGTTGAATCATTCACAGG GTCTGCTGTAACCGCCAGTCAAAGCTCAGTCACTggccatcaccatcaccatcccACCCCGACTTCACA GTCCGGCATCTATCAGTCTGAGATGAGGTGCATTCTGGTGGACATTAACAAGGAGCAAG TTGAAGCCAACGTGATCTGCAGTGAGTCCACAATGACAGTAGAGGTTGACAAATCTTCACTCTCTGGTCTCTATGAGGATCATCTGCAGCTCAGTGATCCCACCAATACCGCCTGCAGCCTCCAACGCCACTCAAACAGCACACATGTCATCGCTGTCATCCCCCTCAACGCCTGCGGTACTCAGCTCGAG GAGGATGAGGACTACCTCATTTTCAAGAATGAAATCACAACGGTTGACAACCACAGAGACCTGATCACCAGGAAACACCTGCTGGAAGTGGAGTTCTACTGCCAATACCCCAAACGGGGAAATGTGACACTGGGTTTCACTGCACACAGGAAGAATGTCACAGTGTGGGAGAAGGGCTTCGGCACATTCACCTACCAGTTTGAGTTCTACCAAACCAATCAATTCCAAACCATGATCGATCCAAATTCATACCCTCTGGAGTACGACGTAGGGAGCAGGATCTACATGGAGATCGACGCCTCCTCTTCAGTCAACGGCACTGAGATGTTCGTGGAGTCCTGCAGGGCTGCACCGTATGATACCCCCAACTACTGGCCAACCTACCCCATCATTGAAAATGG GTGTAAAGTGGAGGAGACTGTTGAAATCCATTCCACCGACAATGAGAAACAATTCAGATTCAGCATGGAGGCCTTCAAGTTCATTGGATTGCATGACCAG GTGTACATCAGCTGCTCAGTCCTGATGTGTGAAGCCGGGAACCCCAACACCAGATGCTCACGGGGATGCGACAACTCCACACAGTCAGGTGGTCACCATCATCATCGCAAGAGAGAGGCCGTCGTCCAGAGTGCAAGCCACTTTGTTTCCCAGGGTCCACTGCGCCTAAGGAGATCAGCAGAGAGCACTGAAAACACAG tgacccacctgaacctgaacctgaacctggtATTCATCGCTGGATGTCTTCTAGCAGCTGTTGGCATGATCAGTGCAGTGGTCATGTACAAAGCTAAAATGTCAAAGGTCAAATACCAACCCTTGCCCGAATTTGAAAGCTAG